In a genomic window of Chloroflexota bacterium:
- a CDS encoding CDP-alcohol phosphatidyltransferase family protein → MINQRMQARSRRLAERVVAPLARTGIDPNVLTITGLVLSFPTAVVIALGWQVVGGVMLLFSAGFDMFDGAVARVSNRRSDFGAFLDSTLDRWGEGVIFTGLTWYFVDVGARAETVLALLTLVGSMLISYTRARAEGLGVECKVGFFQRPERLIVLGIALLTPFGVLSGAMWFLAIATQLTAAQRVLHVHSQIERAKQRKAREGEDGGL, encoded by the coding sequence ATGATCAACCAGCGCATGCAAGCGCGATCGCGGCGGCTGGCCGAGCGAGTGGTGGCGCCGCTGGCGCGCACCGGCATCGATCCCAACGTGCTCACGATCACCGGGCTCGTGCTGTCGTTTCCGACGGCCGTGGTCATCGCGCTGGGCTGGCAGGTCGTCGGCGGCGTGATGCTGCTGTTCAGCGCCGGCTTCGACATGTTCGACGGCGCCGTGGCTCGCGTCAGCAACCGCCGGTCGGACTTCGGCGCGTTCCTGGACTCGACCCTGGATCGCTGGGGCGAGGGCGTGATCTTCACCGGGCTCACCTGGTATTTCGTGGACGTCGGCGCGCGGGCGGAAACGGTGCTAGCCCTGCTGACGCTGGTCGGCTCCATGCTGATCAGCTACACGCGCGCGCGCGCCGAGGGTCTGGGCGTGGAATGCAAGGTCGGCTTCTTCCAGCGGCCGGAGCGACTGATCGTGCTGGGCATCGCACTGCTCACGCCGTTCGGAGTGCTAAGCGGCGCCATGTGGTTCCTCGCCATCGCCACCCAGCTCACCGCCGCCCAGCGCGTGCTGCACGTGCACAGCCAGATCGAGCGCGCGAAGCAGCGGAAGGCACGCGAGGGCGAGGACGGCGGGCTGTAA